In Rubrivirga marina, the following are encoded in one genomic region:
- a CDS encoding SusC/RagA family TonB-linked outer membrane protein — MKRSTLLALLLPLFSTAAWGQQHTVTGTVTSAEDGSPLPGVNVVLLGTTTGTATDAEGAYTLGVPTDEGVLVFSFIGYELQEVEIGGRSEIDVALEPSSQLIDDVVVIGYGEETRRNLASATTSVSAAELQNIPVAGVDAALQGKTSGVQVLQNSGTPGGGISVRIRGHASIDASNQPLYVVDGVPMISEDVSQFGFGGQDLTAVTNLSPSDIESVDILKDAAATAIYGSRGANGVVMITTKRGRATRSTITLDSYVGTQNVVRELELANAQEYVAFMNEAARNDNPNAGDPFGDPSAVTTDTDWQGEVFRTAPIQSHSLAIRGGDERTRYYLSGSYFDQQGVVIGSGYERANARLNFDFNATNRLYLKSSLTLSREANNRIENDNTIRGVLTNAIANPPDVPVRNPDGTFTGTADGLAYPNGVAIGTLNTGEALTYRAIGNLTAEYSLLPGLRLNARAGADVLNLREDEYRSPLIGGDYAESVNGISQSAFTFSTRYTAEGFATYSSTFGDAHDASVTGGASVELNDTEDNYLRAVNFANDYFKSVGDAAEVEDYSGGFSTHNLVSFFSRGSYIYDGRYILTANVRADGSSRFGRENRYGVFPAVALAWQAAEEPFLERYVGAGRVLSDLKLRVSYGLTGNQEIGNYTWRDAWTSTTYGSQPAIWPVQLENPGLTWETTRQWDVGVDLGLFGDRVTLTADYWDKHTSDLLYFRPVTYTTGFAGISSNIGAVDNRGFEFLLKTTNVRSSRPRGLRWETSLNLSHYTNNVAELYSDEFISTGWRSVNRAVEGYPLGAFFMLKFLGVDPATGNALYDNFDGGGVCLAAGTRTDDEAAVFCDGDDVQFVGSPHPDLTGGLTNTLAFGGFDLNVFALFSVGNEIFNATRAFADDGGASLDNKLAATMDRWQQPGDVTDVPRASRRGGSGAGAISSRFVEDGSFLRLKTVTLGYSVPEALAARVSARSLRIYASAQNVLTVTNYSGLDPESNMNGSGSNVALGTEFYTFPQPRTFTVGLTLGL, encoded by the coding sequence ATGAAGCGAAGCACCCTCCTGGCCCTCCTTCTCCCCCTGTTTTCGACGGCGGCCTGGGGTCAGCAGCACACCGTCACCGGCACCGTCACCTCGGCCGAGGACGGCTCGCCCCTCCCCGGCGTGAACGTCGTCCTGCTCGGCACGACGACGGGGACGGCCACCGACGCTGAGGGGGCGTACACGCTGGGGGTCCCCACGGACGAGGGCGTCCTCGTGTTCTCGTTCATCGGGTACGAACTGCAGGAGGTGGAGATCGGCGGCCGCTCGGAGATCGACGTGGCCCTGGAGCCCTCGTCCCAACTGATCGACGACGTCGTGGTGATCGGGTATGGGGAGGAGACCCGTCGGAACCTGGCCTCGGCGACGACCTCCGTGAGCGCGGCCGAGCTCCAGAACATCCCGGTGGCCGGCGTCGACGCCGCGCTCCAGGGGAAGACCTCGGGCGTCCAGGTGCTCCAGAACTCCGGCACGCCGGGCGGCGGGATCAGCGTCCGCATCCGGGGACACGCTTCGATCGACGCGAGCAACCAGCCGCTCTACGTCGTCGACGGCGTCCCGATGATCTCCGAGGACGTCTCGCAGTTCGGGTTCGGGGGCCAGGACCTCACCGCCGTCACCAACCTCAGCCCCAGCGACATCGAGTCCGTCGACATCCTCAAGGACGCCGCCGCGACGGCCATCTACGGGAGCCGGGGGGCCAACGGCGTCGTCATGATCACGACGAAGCGGGGGCGCGCGACGCGGTCGACCATCACGCTCGACTCCTACGTCGGGACGCAGAACGTGGTCCGCGAGCTCGAGCTCGCCAACGCCCAGGAGTACGTCGCGTTCATGAACGAGGCGGCCCGCAACGACAACCCCAACGCCGGCGACCCCTTCGGCGACCCCAGCGCGGTGACCACCGACACGGACTGGCAGGGCGAGGTCTTCCGCACGGCCCCCATCCAGAGCCACTCCCTCGCCATCCGCGGCGGCGACGAGCGGACGCGGTACTACCTCTCGGGGAGCTACTTCGACCAGCAGGGGGTCGTCATCGGCTCGGGCTACGAGCGCGCCAACGCCCGCCTCAACTTCGACTTCAACGCCACGAACCGGCTCTACCTCAAGTCCTCGCTCACACTCTCGCGCGAGGCGAACAACCGGATCGAGAACGACAACACCATCCGCGGCGTGCTCACGAACGCCATCGCCAACCCACCCGACGTCCCGGTCCGCAATCCGGACGGCACCTTCACCGGCACGGCCGACGGGCTCGCCTACCCCAACGGCGTCGCCATCGGGACGCTCAACACGGGCGAGGCCCTGACGTACCGCGCCATCGGCAACCTCACGGCCGAGTACAGCCTGCTCCCCGGCCTCCGGCTCAACGCGCGCGCCGGGGCCGACGTCCTCAACCTCCGCGAGGACGAGTACCGCTCGCCGCTCATCGGCGGGGATTACGCCGAGAGCGTCAACGGCATCTCGCAGTCGGCCTTCACCTTCTCGACGCGGTACACGGCCGAGGGGTTCGCCACCTACAGCTCCACGTTCGGAGACGCCCACGACGCGAGCGTGACGGGCGGGGCCAGCGTCGAGCTCAACGACACCGAGGACAACTACCTCCGCGCCGTCAACTTCGCCAACGACTACTTCAAGTCGGTCGGCGACGCGGCCGAGGTGGAGGACTACTCCGGCGGGTTCAGCACGCACAACCTCGTCTCGTTCTTCTCGCGGGGGTCGTACATCTACGACGGCCGCTACATCCTCACCGCCAACGTCCGGGCCGACGGGTCGTCGCGGTTCGGGCGGGAGAACCGGTACGGCGTGTTCCCGGCCGTCGCGCTGGCGTGGCAGGCGGCGGAGGAGCCGTTCCTGGAACGCTACGTCGGGGCGGGACGGGTCTTGTCGGACCTCAAGCTGCGGGTCAGCTACGGGCTCACGGGGAACCAGGAGATCGGCAACTACACCTGGCGCGACGCCTGGACGAGCACGACGTACGGCAGCCAACCGGCGATCTGGCCGGTCCAGCTCGAGAACCCCGGGCTGACGTGGGAGACCACGCGCCAGTGGGACGTCGGGGTCGACCTCGGCCTCTTCGGGGACCGCGTCACGCTCACCGCCGACTACTGGGACAAGCACACGAGCGACCTCCTCTACTTCCGCCCCGTCACCTACACGACCGGCTTCGCCGGCATCTCGAGCAACATCGGAGCCGTCGACAACCGGGGGTTCGAGTTCCTGCTCAAGACTACGAACGTCCGCTCGTCCCGGCCGCGGGGCCTCCGGTGGGAGACCTCGCTGAACCTCTCTCACTACACGAACAACGTCGCGGAGCTCTACTCCGACGAATTCATCTCCACCGGCTGGCGGAGCGTGAACCGCGCGGTCGAAGGGTACCCCCTCGGGGCGTTCTTCATGCTCAAGTTCCTCGGCGTCGACCCCGCGACCGGCAACGCCCTCTACGACAACTTCGACGGGGGCGGCGTCTGCCTCGCGGCCGGCACCCGGACCGACGACGAGGCCGCCGTGTTCTGCGACGGCGACGACGTCCAGTTCGTCGGGAGCCCCCACCCCGACCTCACGGGCGGGCTCACGAACACGCTCGCCTTCGGGGGCTTCGACCTCAACGTGTTCGCCCTGTTCTCGGTCGGGAACGAGATCTTCAACGCCACGCGCGCCTTCGCCGACGACGGCGGCGCCTCGCTCGACAACAAGCTGGCCGCCACGATGGACCGCTGGCAGCAGCCCGGCGACGTCACGGACGTCCCCCGCGCGAGCCGCCGGGGGGGCTCCGGGGCCGGGGCCATCTCGAGCCGGTTCGTCGAGGACGGCTCGTTCCTCCGTCTCAAGACCGTGACCCTCGGTTACAGCGTCCCCGAAGCTCTCGCCGCTCGGGTGAGCGCCCGCTCTCTCCGCATCTACGCCTCGGCGCAGAACGTGCTGACGGTCACGAACTACTCGGGCCTCGACCCCGAGTCGAACATGAACGGGTCCGGGAGCAACGTCGCCCTGGGGACCGAGTTCTACACGTTCCCGCAGCCGCGCACCTTCACGGTAGGCCTCACGCTCGGGCTCTAG
- a CDS encoding multifunctional oxoglutarate decarboxylase/oxoglutarate dehydrogenase thiamine pyrophosphate-binding subunit/dihydrolipoyllysine-residue succinyltransferase subunit — MFGFNSGYVEDLYAQYRQNPESVSASWREFFADFDPGPTYSASIGAEASDSDTKARMLAGEPADGHGATPATPASGDGAPAAAPRPTPPAPAAPTPPASAPRPSTSNGAPAGGDGAPTGPVELPARLAAPDISLPEGAEASAIKGVGARIVENMEASLTIPTATSVREIAVKLLSENRRLINRHQQRVGGDKVTFTHLIAYAIVRAMEAVPSMKAAFREHDGEPERIDPASTSFGLAIDIEKRGKRQLLVPNIKKAEALSFAEFLGAYNDVVKRALGGKLQLDDFAGTTATLTNPGGIGTQMSVPRLMPGQSVIVAVGGIGYPPEYEGMDPAELSRLGLSPVMTMTSTYDHRVIQGAESGEFLNVIATLLQGGRGFYEEVFQSLGLHIPPFRGKADSTPALGKAALGSGAKASKVEKQARVYELIRAYRVRGHLLADTNPLGYEPRNHTELDPASYGLTVWDLDRTFFTGGMAGVTGGGLAGNHSMTLRDILDTLWDTYTGHVGSEFMHLSSPEEKRWLIERIEPQQFREPIDTARKKRIFEKLNEAEALEQFIHTKYIGHKRFSLEGAETMIPLLDAVISDAADQETEDVVIGMAHRGRLNVLTNILGKPYDKVFSEFEGTVDPDAVHGSGDVKYHLGQTGTHTSPNGSETQLTLASNPSHLEAVNPVVEGMARAMQQRIVEDNPDASEKRLRDRVLPILVHGDAAFAGQGVVAETLNLSQLEGYRTGGTVHLVVNNQIGFTTLPMHSRSSAYATDIARMIQAPIFHVNGDDPEAAVRVARLALDYRNVFNKDVVIDLVCYRKYGHNEGDEPSYTQPLMYADIGAHRSVRKLYLELLLRRGELTPEQAEEILDDFKSILDRAFEETKELAEKNKDRQPVAVAIETEDAAVETAAPRDALTHVMERLVTMPDNLQVHKKLARLVVDRRRQQFEEGTIDWAFAESLAFGTLLLEGTPVRLSGQDSGRGTFSQRHAILYDQEDGHRYLPLNHLTPGGPGDGQARFQVYDSLLSEYAALGFEYGYSVADPSALVLWEAQFGDFVNGAQIMIDQFITAAEAKWGQTSSLVMLLPHGYEGQGPEHSSGRLERFLQACAEDNLIVANYSTPANYFHALRRQVLRGAKKPLIVMTPKSLLRLPEAVTSVDELADGAYRPFIASEAPEADRLVICSGKVVYDALKAREALDRPSSVAVARLEQFYPFPEDDVREELARFEGKPVVWLQEEPANMGAWTFVQPRLDALREDLHGDCSHRVTYAGRPAAASPAAGSAKVHAAVQEQVLRAALGIEG, encoded by the coding sequence ATGTTCGGATTCAACAGCGGCTACGTCGAGGACCTCTACGCCCAGTACCGGCAGAACCCGGAGTCCGTCAGCGCGAGCTGGCGCGAGTTCTTCGCCGACTTCGACCCGGGCCCGACGTACTCCGCCTCGATCGGCGCCGAGGCGTCGGACTCAGACACGAAGGCGCGGATGCTCGCGGGCGAGCCGGCCGACGGTCACGGCGCCACGCCCGCGACGCCGGCCAGCGGCGACGGCGCCCCGGCGGCCGCGCCGCGCCCGACGCCGCCGGCCCCCGCCGCCCCGACCCCGCCCGCCTCGGCGCCGAGGCCGAGCACGTCGAACGGTGCGCCCGCCGGCGGGGACGGCGCTCCGACCGGACCGGTGGAGCTCCCCGCCCGGCTGGCGGCCCCCGACATCTCGCTGCCCGAGGGCGCCGAGGCCAGCGCCATCAAGGGCGTCGGCGCACGGATCGTGGAGAACATGGAGGCCAGCCTCACGATCCCGACGGCCACGTCGGTGCGAGAGATCGCCGTCAAGCTGCTCAGCGAGAACCGGCGGCTCATCAACCGGCACCAACAGCGCGTCGGCGGCGACAAGGTCACGTTCACGCACCTCATCGCCTACGCCATCGTGCGGGCCATGGAGGCCGTGCCGAGCATGAAGGCCGCCTTCCGCGAGCACGACGGCGAGCCGGAGCGGATCGACCCGGCGAGCACGTCGTTCGGCCTCGCCATCGACATCGAGAAGCGCGGCAAGCGCCAGCTCCTCGTCCCGAACATCAAGAAGGCCGAGGCCCTCAGCTTCGCCGAGTTCCTCGGCGCCTACAACGACGTCGTCAAGCGCGCCCTCGGCGGCAAGCTCCAGCTCGACGACTTCGCCGGGACGACGGCGACGCTCACGAACCCCGGCGGCATCGGGACGCAGATGTCCGTGCCGCGGCTGATGCCGGGCCAGAGCGTGATCGTCGCCGTCGGTGGGATCGGGTACCCGCCGGAGTACGAGGGGATGGACCCGGCCGAGCTGTCCCGCCTCGGGCTCTCGCCGGTCATGACCATGACGAGCACCTACGACCACCGCGTGATCCAGGGCGCGGAGTCGGGCGAGTTCCTCAACGTCATCGCCACGCTCCTCCAGGGTGGGAGGGGCTTCTACGAGGAGGTCTTCCAGAGCCTCGGCCTCCACATCCCGCCCTTCCGCGGCAAGGCCGACTCGACGCCGGCGCTCGGCAAGGCCGCCCTCGGCTCGGGCGCCAAGGCCTCGAAGGTCGAGAAGCAGGCCCGCGTCTACGAGCTCATCCGGGCCTACCGCGTCCGCGGCCACCTCCTCGCCGACACGAACCCGCTGGGCTACGAGCCCCGCAATCACACCGAGCTCGACCCGGCGAGCTACGGCCTCACGGTCTGGGACCTCGACCGGACGTTCTTCACCGGCGGCATGGCCGGCGTGACGGGCGGCGGCCTCGCGGGGAACCACTCGATGACGCTCCGCGACATCCTCGACACGCTCTGGGACACCTACACCGGCCACGTCGGGAGCGAGTTCATGCACCTCTCCTCGCCCGAGGAGAAGCGCTGGCTCATCGAGCGGATCGAGCCCCAGCAGTTCCGCGAGCCCATCGACACGGCCCGGAAGAAGCGGATCTTCGAGAAGCTCAACGAGGCCGAGGCCCTCGAGCAGTTCATCCACACGAAGTACATCGGGCACAAGCGGTTCTCGCTCGAGGGCGCCGAGACGATGATCCCGCTCCTCGACGCCGTCATCTCCGACGCGGCCGACCAGGAGACCGAGGACGTCGTGATCGGGATGGCCCACCGCGGGCGGCTCAACGTCCTCACGAACATCCTCGGGAAGCCCTACGATAAGGTCTTCAGCGAGTTCGAGGGGACCGTCGACCCCGACGCCGTCCACGGCTCGGGCGACGTGAAGTACCACCTCGGCCAGACCGGCACGCACACCTCGCCCAACGGCTCGGAAACGCAGCTCACGCTGGCCTCCAACCCGTCGCACCTCGAGGCCGTGAACCCGGTCGTCGAGGGGATGGCGCGGGCCATGCAGCAGCGGATCGTCGAGGACAACCCGGACGCGTCCGAAAAACGGCTCCGCGACCGGGTGCTCCCGATCCTCGTCCACGGCGACGCCGCGTTCGCCGGGCAGGGCGTGGTCGCCGAGACGCTCAACCTGTCGCAGCTCGAGGGCTACCGGACGGGCGGGACGGTCCACCTCGTGGTGAACAACCAGATCGGGTTCACGACGCTCCCGATGCACTCGCGGAGCTCGGCCTACGCGACCGACATCGCGCGGATGATCCAGGCCCCGATCTTCCACGTCAACGGCGACGACCCCGAGGCGGCCGTCCGCGTCGCGCGCCTCGCGCTCGACTACCGGAACGTGTTCAACAAGGACGTGGTGATCGACCTCGTCTGCTACCGGAAGTACGGCCACAATGAGGGCGACGAGCCGTCCTACACGCAGCCGCTCATGTACGCCGACATCGGCGCGCACCGGAGCGTCCGGAAGCTGTACCTCGAGCTCCTCCTCCGCCGCGGCGAGCTCACCCCGGAGCAGGCCGAAGAGATCCTGGACGACTTCAAGTCGATCCTCGACCGGGCGTTCGAGGAGACCAAGGAGCTCGCGGAGAAGAACAAGGACCGCCAGCCCGTCGCCGTAGCGATCGAAACCGAGGACGCCGCGGTCGAGACGGCCGCCCCCCGCGATGCGCTGACGCACGTCATGGAGCGGCTCGTCACGATGCCCGACAACCTCCAGGTCCACAAGAAGCTGGCCCGGCTCGTCGTCGACCGCCGCCGCCAGCAGTTCGAGGAGGGCACGATCGACTGGGCCTTCGCCGAGTCGCTCGCGTTTGGGACGCTGCTCCTCGAGGGCACGCCGGTCCGCCTTAGCGGCCAGGACTCCGGGCGCGGCACATTCAGCCAACGCCACGCGATCCTCTACGACCAGGAGGACGGCCACCGGTACCTCCCGCTCAACCACCTCACGCCGGGCGGCCCCGGCGACGGCCAAGCCCGGTTCCAGGTCTACGACTCGCTTCTCTCCGAGTACGCGGCGCTCGGCTTCGAGTACGGCTACTCCGTGGCCGACCCGTCGGCACTGGTGCTGTGGGAGGCCCAGTTCGGTGACTTCGTCAACGGGGCGCAGATCATGATCGACCAGTTCATTACGGCAGCCGAGGCCAAGTGGGGCCAGACGTCGTCGCTCGTGATGCTCCTCCCGCACGGGTACGAAGGGCAGGGCCCGGAGCACTCGTCGGGCCGCCTCGAGCGGTTCCTCCAGGCGTGCGCCGAGGACAACCTCATCGTGGCCAACTACTCGACGCCGGCCAACTATTTCCACGCGCTCCGCCGGCAGGTCCTGCGCGGCGCCAAGAAGCCGCTGATCGTGATGACGCCGAAGTCGCTCCTCCGCCTCCCGGAGGCCGTGACGTCGGTTGACGAGCTCGCCGACGGCGCCTACCGCCCGTTCATCGCGTCCGAGGCGCCCGAGGCGGACCGCCTCGTGATCTGCTCGGGCAAGGTCGTGTACGACGCGCTCAAGGCACGCGAGGCGCTCGACCGCCCGTCGTCGGTGGCCGTCGCGCGGCTGGAGCAGTTCTACCCGTTCCCCGAGGACGACGTCCGCGAGGAGCTGGCGCGCTTCGAGGGCAAGCCCGTGGTGTGGCTCCAGGAGGAGCCGGCCAACATGGGCGCCTGGACGTTCGTCCAGCCCCGCCTCGACGCGCTCCGCGAAGACCTCCACGGTGACTGCTCGCACCGCGTGACGTACGCCGGCCGGCCGGCGGCGGCCTCGCCCGCCGCGGGCTCGGCCAAGGTCCACGCCGCCGTGCAGGAACAGGTCCTCCGCGCCGCGCTCGGGATCGAGGGCTAG
- a CDS encoding alkaline phosphatase family protein: protein MLSTKPGAPYLIPPQGSLQLLALGEVGLRLWRDARDGEQTPPPVPEALPRTHGTLGADVPRRERLAKKVLLIGWDAADWRVIDPLLEAGKLPALARLIDGGARGSIATLDPPFSPMLWTSVATGKTADLHNVLYFVEPDPQGDGVRPVLGSSRTGKALWNILTQAGLRSNVVGWWPSHPAEPIDGVVVSDFWRTAGAPLGEPWPPTPGAVHPEALAPFLSSLRVHPGELTAAHVLPFVPRAAEIDQQADPRLNALAKIIARTASVHAAATWAMRHTEWDLTAVYYDALDHLGHGFMKYHPPRPSHVSEEEFERYQNVVTAGYQFFDLLLHRLLELAGDETTVILLSDHGFHSDHLRPVSIPKIPAGPAVEHRPFGVLCMKGPALRQGEPIYGASLLDITPTVLTLFGLPVGQDMRGTPLVQAFEEPFVPDAIPTWEDVPGEAGLHPPEVQIDPWAEREAMSQLVELGYVEAPEGDAEERVERTVREREYHLARVYMSTGRYAEAVAPLEAAVAAFPDEPRYSYFLAQCYRRLGRRAEAGALADRLAAAEHGAFPMLRVLQAQLALRDGRADEALAELQGLRDQMGGDVEVLLQIGSVYLQMRTFEEAEAYFDQALVADPDCARAHHGRAMALVGQRRYTEAMDAGLAAVSRLYFYPDAHFYLGVAFTRLGWIDRAVEAFETCLTQAPTYRQAHRWLARLYMGYLRQPHPARAHAEAYRRLRAGASEGEGAGA from the coding sequence ATGCTGAGCACCAAGCCTGGCGCCCCGTATCTCATTCCGCCGCAGGGGTCCCTTCAACTCCTGGCGCTCGGCGAGGTCGGCCTCCGGTTGTGGCGCGACGCCCGGGACGGGGAGCAGACGCCTCCTCCCGTACCAGAGGCTCTGCCGCGAACGCACGGGACGCTCGGGGCCGACGTGCCGCGACGCGAGCGGCTCGCGAAGAAGGTGCTCCTCATCGGGTGGGACGCGGCCGACTGGCGGGTGATCGACCCGCTTCTGGAGGCGGGCAAGCTGCCCGCCCTTGCCCGGCTCATCGACGGCGGCGCGCGCGGGAGCATCGCCACGCTTGACCCCCCCTTCTCGCCGATGCTGTGGACGAGCGTCGCGACGGGCAAGACGGCCGACCTCCACAACGTCCTCTACTTCGTCGAGCCGGACCCGCAGGGCGACGGTGTGCGCCCGGTGCTCGGCAGCTCACGGACGGGCAAGGCGCTCTGGAACATCCTCACCCAGGCGGGGCTCCGGTCGAACGTCGTGGGGTGGTGGCCGAGCCACCCGGCCGAGCCCATCGACGGCGTCGTGGTCTCCGACTTCTGGCGGACCGCGGGCGCCCCGCTGGGCGAGCCGTGGCCGCCCACGCCCGGGGCGGTCCACCCCGAGGCCCTCGCCCCGTTCCTCTCGTCGCTCCGCGTCCACCCCGGCGAGCTGACGGCGGCGCACGTCCTCCCGTTCGTCCCCCGCGCCGCCGAGATCGACCAGCAGGCCGACCCGAGGCTGAACGCCCTCGCGAAGATCATCGCCCGGACCGCCTCGGTCCACGCCGCGGCGACGTGGGCCATGCGGCACACCGAGTGGGACCTCACGGCCGTCTACTACGACGCGCTCGACCACCTCGGGCACGGCTTCATGAAGTACCACCCGCCGCGGCCGTCGCACGTGTCCGAGGAGGAGTTCGAGCGGTACCAGAACGTGGTGACGGCGGGGTACCAGTTCTTCGACCTCCTGCTCCACCGGCTCCTCGAACTCGCCGGCGACGAGACCACCGTCATCCTCCTCTCCGACCACGGCTTCCACTCCGACCACCTCCGCCCCGTCTCCATCCCGAAGATCCCGGCCGGCCCGGCCGTCGAGCACCGGCCCTTCGGGGTTCTCTGCATGAAGGGGCCGGCCCTCCGCCAGGGCGAGCCGATCTACGGGGCCAGCCTTCTCGACATCACCCCGACGGTGCTGACGCTCTTCGGGCTCCCTGTAGGGCAGGACATGCGAGGGACGCCGCTCGTGCAGGCCTTCGAGGAGCCGTTCGTCCCGGACGCGATCCCGACGTGGGAGGACGTCCCGGGCGAGGCCGGGCTCCACCCTCCTGAGGTGCAGATCGACCCGTGGGCGGAGCGGGAGGCCATGTCCCAGCTCGTCGAGTTGGGCTACGTGGAGGCGCCGGAGGGGGACGCCGAGGAGCGGGTGGAGCGGACCGTCCGGGAGCGGGAGTACCACCTCGCGCGCGTGTACATGTCGACCGGGCGCTACGCCGAGGCCGTCGCCCCGCTCGAGGCGGCCGTCGCGGCGTTCCCCGACGAGCCGCGCTACAGCTACTTCCTGGCGCAGTGCTACCGCCGCCTCGGCCGGCGCGCCGAGGCTGGCGCCCTCGCCGACCGGCTGGCGGCGGCCGAGCACGGGGCCTTCCCGATGCTCCGCGTGCTCCAGGCCCAGCTCGCCCTCCGGGACGGGCGGGCGGACGAGGCCCTCGCGGAGCTCCAGGGCCTGCGTGACCAGATGGGGGGCGACGTCGAGGTCCTGCTGCAGATCGGCTCCGTCTATCTCCAGATGCGGACGTTCGAGGAGGCCGAGGCGTACTTCGACCAGGCCCTCGTCGCTGACCCGGACTGCGCCCGCGCCCACCACGGTCGGGCCATGGCGCTCGTGGGCCAGCGGCGCTACACCGAGGCCATGGACGCGGGGCTCGCCGCCGTCTCCCGCCTGTACTTCTACCCCGACGCGCACTTCTACCTCGGGGTCGCCTTCACGCGGCTCGGCTGGATCGACCGTGCCGTGGAGGCGTTCGAGACGTGCCTCACACAGGCCCCCACCTACCGACAAGCCCACCGCTGGCTTGCCCGGCTCTACATGGGGTACCTCCGACAGCCCCACCCAGCCCGGGCTCACGCCGAGGCGTACCGCCGACTCCGAGCGGGCGCCTCGGAGGGCGAGGGGGCCGGCGCGTAG
- a CDS encoding sulfotransferase family protein, with amino-acid sequence MMQMLEAGGLPPVTDGARPPDASNPRGYYEDDRVKRLRIDNSWAAEAEGHAVKVIAPLLPHLPDGADYRVLFMERDLDEVLRSQGRMLERLGRPAVSPDVLRGPFQQHVERAKAWVAARSGAAALDVPYAATVACPRKQAECVAEFLELRLDTAAMAGVVDASLYREGRG; translated from the coding sequence ATGATGCAGATGCTCGAGGCCGGCGGCCTCCCTCCGGTGACGGACGGGGCGCGGCCACCGGACGCGAGCAACCCCCGGGGGTATTACGAGGACGACCGCGTCAAACGGCTTCGCATCGACAACTCCTGGGCGGCGGAGGCAGAGGGGCATGCCGTCAAGGTGATCGCGCCCCTCCTCCCTCATCTGCCAGATGGGGCCGACTACAGAGTCCTGTTCATGGAGCGGGACCTGGACGAAGTGCTCCGCTCCCAGGGACGGATGCTGGAGCGGCTGGGGCGCCCGGCCGTCAGCCCAGACGTGCTGCGGGGGCCCTTCCAGCAGCACGTCGAGCGGGCGAAGGCGTGGGTCGCGGCGCGGTCCGGCGCGGCCGCGCTCGATGTGCCCTACGCCGCCACGGTGGCGTGCCCGCGGAAGCAGGCCGAGTGCGTCGCGGAGTTCCTCGAGCTCCGCCTCGACACGGCGGCGATGGCCGGGGTGGTCGACGCCTCCCTCTACCGAGAGGGGCGGGGGTGA
- a CDS encoding T9SS type A sorting domain-containing protein encodes MGRSATPDSDPRDGAWRDLFWYTTAAATAAGLAPAAQAQIVTVDLDREFVQDRGFFVDLDGDGDSEFEFNEDDVDNDGNPRDYIRLYQAPEDPDLGEGPDTVTGIIGELVPFGGDNYDYPLPLDVGVTVGPSSEFQDYYLNTFTFQGDDPLGWVGAGEQYVGLRISLSDEGGNTTTHYGWALVEVPAQGGAIIAVSAAYNATPDAAITTGDMGTAGEGGPETVSTHRLSPPYPNPSATGTRFELTVTRTQATTAELYNALGQPVAVLFEGTLAAESARTIDIDGARLPAGLYMVRVSGETFTDTFPVTIVR; translated from the coding sequence ATGGGACGTTCCGCTACTCCTGACTCCGATCCCCGCGACGGCGCGTGGCGCGACCTGTTCTGGTACACCACGGCCGCGGCCACCGCCGCTGGCTTGGCCCCAGCCGCGCAGGCCCAGATCGTCACGGTGGACCTCGACCGTGAGTTTGTCCAAGACCGGGGCTTCTTTGTGGACCTCGATGGCGACGGCGATTCCGAGTTCGAGTTCAACGAGGACGACGTCGACAACGACGGCAACCCCCGCGACTACATCCGGCTCTATCAGGCCCCAGAAGACCCGGACCTCGGGGAGGGACCGGACACCGTCACGGGCATCATCGGCGAGCTCGTCCCCTTCGGCGGCGACAACTACGACTACCCCCTTCCCCTCGACGTCGGCGTCACCGTGGGGCCCAGCAGCGAGTTCCAGGATTACTACCTCAACACCTTCACCTTCCAGGGAGACGACCCGCTGGGCTGGGTCGGTGCCGGGGAGCAATACGTCGGGCTGCGGATCTCTCTGAGCGATGAGGGGGGCAACACGACCACGCACTACGGCTGGGCCCTCGTCGAGGTGCCAGCGCAGGGGGGGGCCATCATCGCTGTCTCGGCGGCCTACAACGCCACCCCCGACGCTGCCATCACGACGGGGGACATGGGCACGGCCGGCGAAGGTGGGCCAGAGACGGTGAGCACGCACCGGCTCTCGCCACCTTATCCGAACCCCTCCGCAACGGGGACGCGCTTTGAGCTCACGGTGACCCGCACCCAGGCGACGACGGCCGAACTCTATAACGCGCTCGGACAGCCCGTCGCGGTCCTCTTTGAGGGCACGCTCGCGGCAGAGAGCGCCCGCACCATCGACATCGACGGGGCACGCCTCCCGGCCGGCCTCTACATGGTCCGCGTTTCCGGTGAGACGTTCACCGACACGTTCCCGGTGACGATCGTCCGATAG